A genomic stretch from Myripristis murdjan chromosome 12, fMyrMur1.1, whole genome shotgun sequence includes:
- the LOC115369394 gene encoding protein CutA homolog isoform X1, translating to MTFVDSNRMEWLCQRCHKETLFHSVLRSVLLLSFLLLVLSVSMYPGLWSIGVQLHSALTGSYVPGHHSVLLINSPNEQAAKDIGRAIMERRMAASINILPRTSTMYYWKGEVQDATEILMLVKTKTSRIQKVIDYVRSIHPYANPEVLSFPVEGGSLAYMKWMDEAIPDD from the exons ATGACATTTGTTGACAGTAACAGGATGGAGTGGCTGTGCCAGCGGTGCCACAAAGAGACTTTGTTTCATTCTGTCTTGCGGtctgtgttgttgctgtcattttTG CTCTTGGtcctgtctgtgtccatgtaCCCTGGGCTGTGGTCTATTGGGGTCCAGCTTCATTCTGCCCTCACAGGGAGCTATGTACCAGGCCACCACTCTGTCCTTCTCATCAACAGTCCCAACGAGCAGGCAGCTAAGGACATTGGAAG GGCAATCATGGAGAGGAGGATGGCGGCCAGTATTAACATTCTCCCCAGGACCTCCACCAT GTATTACTGGAAAGGAGAAGTTCAGGATGCAACTGAAATCCTCATG CTAGTGAAAACGAAAACTTCCAGGATCCAGAAAGTCATAGATTATGTAAG GTCTATCCACCCCTATGCGAATCCAGAGGTTCTCAGCTTCCCAGTGGAGGGGGGCAGTCTGGCCTATATGAAGTGGATGGATGAAGCCATCCCAGATGACTGA
- the LOC115369394 gene encoding protein CutA homolog isoform X2, with the protein MTFVDSNRMEWLCQRCHKETLFHSVLRSVLLLSFLLLVLSVSMYPGLWSIGVQLHSALTGSYVPGHHSVLLINSPNEQAAKDIGRAIMERRMAASINILPRTSTMYYWKGEVQDATEILMLVKTKTSRIQKVIDYVYPPLCESRGSQLPSGGGQSGLYEVDG; encoded by the exons ATGACATTTGTTGACAGTAACAGGATGGAGTGGCTGTGCCAGCGGTGCCACAAAGAGACTTTGTTTCATTCTGTCTTGCGGtctgtgttgttgctgtcattttTG CTCTTGGtcctgtctgtgtccatgtaCCCTGGGCTGTGGTCTATTGGGGTCCAGCTTCATTCTGCCCTCACAGGGAGCTATGTACCAGGCCACCACTCTGTCCTTCTCATCAACAGTCCCAACGAGCAGGCAGCTAAGGACATTGGAAG GGCAATCATGGAGAGGAGGATGGCGGCCAGTATTAACATTCTCCCCAGGACCTCCACCAT GTATTACTGGAAAGGAGAAGTTCAGGATGCAACTGAAATCCTCATG CTAGTGAAAACGAAAACTTCCAGGATCCAGAAAGTCATAGATTAT GTCTATCCACCCCTATGCGAATCCAGAGGTTCTCAGCTTCCCAGTGGAGGGGGGCAGTCTGGCCTATATGAAGTGGATGGATGA
- the LOC115369394 gene encoding protein CutA homolog isoform X3 → MTFVDSNRMEWLCQRCHKETLFHSVLRSVLLLSFLLLVLSVSMYPGLWSIGVQLHSALTGSYVPGHHSVLLINSPNEQAAKDIGRAIMERRMAASINILPRTSTMYYWKGEVQDATEILMVYPPLCESRGSQLPSGGGQSGLYEVDG, encoded by the exons ATGACATTTGTTGACAGTAACAGGATGGAGTGGCTGTGCCAGCGGTGCCACAAAGAGACTTTGTTTCATTCTGTCTTGCGGtctgtgttgttgctgtcattttTG CTCTTGGtcctgtctgtgtccatgtaCCCTGGGCTGTGGTCTATTGGGGTCCAGCTTCATTCTGCCCTCACAGGGAGCTATGTACCAGGCCACCACTCTGTCCTTCTCATCAACAGTCCCAACGAGCAGGCAGCTAAGGACATTGGAAG GGCAATCATGGAGAGGAGGATGGCGGCCAGTATTAACATTCTCCCCAGGACCTCCACCAT GTATTACTGGAAAGGAGAAGTTCAGGATGCAACTGAAATCCTCATG GTCTATCCACCCCTATGCGAATCCAGAGGTTCTCAGCTTCCCAGTGGAGGGGGGCAGTCTGGCCTATATGAAGTGGATGGATGA